The following proteins come from a genomic window of Acanthopagrus latus isolate v.2019 chromosome 5, fAcaLat1.1, whole genome shotgun sequence:
- the gck gene encoding hexokinase-4 isoform X1: MPCVSSHLDQMVKMPCSYSSVIDKIHMVEQILSEFRLNKEELKEVMERMQREMDRGLRIETHEEASVKMLPTYVCSTPEGSEVGDFLALDLGGTNFRVMLVKVGEDEERSWKVETKNQMYSIPEDAMTGTAEMLFDYIAECMSDFLDRHHIKHKKLPLGFTFSFPVRHEDIDKGILLNWTKGFKASGAEGNNVVGLLRDAIKRRGDFEMDVVAMVNDTVATMISCYYEDRSCEVGMIVGTGCNACYMEEMRTVELVEGEEGRMCVNTEWGAFGDNGELEEFRLEYDRVVDETSINPGHQLYEKLISGKYMGELVRLVLVKLVNEDLLFNGEASEQLKTRGSFETRYVSQVESDSGDRKQIYNILSSLGVLPSELDCDIVRLVCESVSTRSAHMCGAGLAGVINLMRERRSQEALAITVGVDGSVYKLHPCFRDRFHKIVRDLTPHCEITFIQSEEGSGRGAALISAVACKMAACMLTQ; the protein is encoded by the exons ATGCCGTGTGTCAGCTCTCACCTTGACCAGATGGTGAAAATGCCTTGCAGCTACAGCTCTGTGATTGATAAGATCCACATG GTAGAGCAGATCCTGTCAGAGTTCAGGCTGAATAAGGAAGAGCTAAAAGAAGTCATGGAGAGGATGCAGCGTGAGATGGATCGAGGACTGCGTATAGAGACGCACGAAGAGGCCAGCGTCAAAATGCTTCCGACTTATGTCTGCTCCACCCCCGAGGGATCAG AGGTGGGCGACTTCCTGGCCCTTGATCTGGGGGGGACAAACTTCCGTGTGATGCTGGTGAAGGTGGgtgaagatgaggagaggagctggaagGTGGAGACCAAGAACCAGATGTACTCTATTCCTGAAGATGCCATGACGGGCACTGCAGAAATG CTGTTCGACTACATAGCAGAGTGTATGTCTGACTTTTTGGACAGACATCATATCAAGCACAAGAAGCTTCCTCTCGGTTTCACCTTCTCCTTTCCTGTACGACATGAGGACATTGACAAG GGTATTCTGCTTAACTGGACCAAGGGCTTCAAGGCGTCGGGGGCAGAAGGGAACAATGTTGTGGGATTACTCAGAGACGCGATCAAGAGACGAGGG GACTTCGAGATGGAtgtggttgccatggtgaacGACACAGTAGCCACCATGATCTCCTGCTATTATGAAGATCGCAGCTGTGAAGTCGGGATGATTGTCG GCACTGGTTGCAATGCGTGTTacatggaggagatgaggacCGTGGAGCTGGTAGAAGGCGAGGAGGGCCGGAtgtgtgtgaacacagagtGGGGGGCGTTCGGAGACAACGGGGAGCTGGAGGAGTTCAGGCTGGAGTATGACAGAGTGGTGGACGAGACCTCGATTAACCCCGGACATCAGCT TTATGAGAAGCTGATCAGCGGGAAGTATATGGGTGAGTTGGTCCGGCTCGTCCTGGTGAAGCTGGTGAATGAAGACCTGCTGTTTAATGGTGAAgcctctgagcagctgaagacTCGTGGCAGCTTTGAGACGCGCTACGTCTCACAGGTGGAGAG TGACTCCggggacagaaaacaaatctacAACATCCTGTCCTCACTGGGTGTTCTGCCATCAGAGCTGGACTGTGACATTGTACGCCTGGTCTGTGAGAGTGTCTCCACACGCTCTGCTCACATGTGCGGTGCAGGGCTCGCTGGCGTGATCAACCTGATGCGGGAGCGACGCAGCCAGGAGGCCCTGGCAATCACGGTGGGGGTCGACGGATCAGTCTACAAGCTGCACCCATG TTTCCGTGACAGGTTCCACAAGATCGTCAGAGACCTCACGCCTCACTGTGAGATCACTTTCATCCAGTCGGAGGAGGGGAGCGGCCGCGGAGCTGCTCTGATCTCAGCAGTGGCCTGTAAGATGGCTGCTTGCATGCTGACACAGTAA
- the myl7 gene encoding myosin regulatory light chain 2, atrial isoform, which yields MASKKASNKRQRGGQKACSNVFSMFEQSQIQEFKEAFGCIDQDRDGVIKKQDLKETYGQLGKLNVSDEELDGMLNEGKGPINFTVFLSLFGEKLNGTDPEDTILAAFKLFDPNATGFVNKDEFRRLLMNQADKFTAEEVDQAFALAPIDPTGNIDYKSLCYIITHGDEKEES from the exons ATG GCAAGTAAGAAGGCCTCGaacaagagacagaggggaggacagaAGGCGTGCTCCAATGTCTTCTCCATGTTTGAACAGTCCCAGATACAGGAGTTCAAAGAG GCTTTTGGCTGCATTGACCAAGACAGAGATGGTGTTATCAAAAAACAGGACCTGAAGGAGACTTACGGACAGCTGG GGAAGCTTAACGTCAGTGACGAGGAGCTGGACGGGATGTTGAATGAGGGGAAGGGTCCCATCAACTTCACCGTGTTCCTGAGTCTGTTCGGGGAGAAACTGAATG GTACTGACCCCGAAGACACCATACTTGCTGCTTTCAAGCTTTTTGACCCCAATGCGACCGGCTTTGTAAACAAGGATGA GTTTAGACGACTACTGATGAACCAGGCTGATAAATTCACAGCAGAAGAG GTGGATCAGGCCTTCGCTCTCGCTCCTATTGACCCGACTGGCAACATCGACTACAAGTCGCTCTGCTACATCATCACACACGGAGATGAGAAGGAGGAATCCTAA
- the gck gene encoding hexokinase-4 isoform X2: MDKVEQILSEFRLNKEELKEVMERMQREMDRGLRIETHEEASVKMLPTYVCSTPEGSEVGDFLALDLGGTNFRVMLVKVGEDEERSWKVETKNQMYSIPEDAMTGTAEMLFDYIAECMSDFLDRHHIKHKKLPLGFTFSFPVRHEDIDKGILLNWTKGFKASGAEGNNVVGLLRDAIKRRGDFEMDVVAMVNDTVATMISCYYEDRSCEVGMIVGTGCNACYMEEMRTVELVEGEEGRMCVNTEWGAFGDNGELEEFRLEYDRVVDETSINPGHQLYEKLISGKYMGELVRLVLVKLVNEDLLFNGEASEQLKTRGSFETRYVSQVESDSGDRKQIYNILSSLGVLPSELDCDIVRLVCESVSTRSAHMCGAGLAGVINLMRERRSQEALAITVGVDGSVYKLHPCFRDRFHKIVRDLTPHCEITFIQSEEGSGRGAALISAVACKMAACMLTQ, encoded by the exons ATGGATAAG GTAGAGCAGATCCTGTCAGAGTTCAGGCTGAATAAGGAAGAGCTAAAAGAAGTCATGGAGAGGATGCAGCGTGAGATGGATCGAGGACTGCGTATAGAGACGCACGAAGAGGCCAGCGTCAAAATGCTTCCGACTTATGTCTGCTCCACCCCCGAGGGATCAG AGGTGGGCGACTTCCTGGCCCTTGATCTGGGGGGGACAAACTTCCGTGTGATGCTGGTGAAGGTGGgtgaagatgaggagaggagctggaagGTGGAGACCAAGAACCAGATGTACTCTATTCCTGAAGATGCCATGACGGGCACTGCAGAAATG CTGTTCGACTACATAGCAGAGTGTATGTCTGACTTTTTGGACAGACATCATATCAAGCACAAGAAGCTTCCTCTCGGTTTCACCTTCTCCTTTCCTGTACGACATGAGGACATTGACAAG GGTATTCTGCTTAACTGGACCAAGGGCTTCAAGGCGTCGGGGGCAGAAGGGAACAATGTTGTGGGATTACTCAGAGACGCGATCAAGAGACGAGGG GACTTCGAGATGGAtgtggttgccatggtgaacGACACAGTAGCCACCATGATCTCCTGCTATTATGAAGATCGCAGCTGTGAAGTCGGGATGATTGTCG GCACTGGTTGCAATGCGTGTTacatggaggagatgaggacCGTGGAGCTGGTAGAAGGCGAGGAGGGCCGGAtgtgtgtgaacacagagtGGGGGGCGTTCGGAGACAACGGGGAGCTGGAGGAGTTCAGGCTGGAGTATGACAGAGTGGTGGACGAGACCTCGATTAACCCCGGACATCAGCT TTATGAGAAGCTGATCAGCGGGAAGTATATGGGTGAGTTGGTCCGGCTCGTCCTGGTGAAGCTGGTGAATGAAGACCTGCTGTTTAATGGTGAAgcctctgagcagctgaagacTCGTGGCAGCTTTGAGACGCGCTACGTCTCACAGGTGGAGAG TGACTCCggggacagaaaacaaatctacAACATCCTGTCCTCACTGGGTGTTCTGCCATCAGAGCTGGACTGTGACATTGTACGCCTGGTCTGTGAGAGTGTCTCCACACGCTCTGCTCACATGTGCGGTGCAGGGCTCGCTGGCGTGATCAACCTGATGCGGGAGCGACGCAGCCAGGAGGCCCTGGCAATCACGGTGGGGGTCGACGGATCAGTCTACAAGCTGCACCCATG TTTCCGTGACAGGTTCCACAAGATCGTCAGAGACCTCACGCCTCACTGTGAGATCACTTTCATCCAGTCGGAGGAGGGGAGCGGCCGCGGAGCTGCTCTGATCTCAGCAGTGGCCTGTAAGATGGCTGCTTGCATGCTGACACAGTAA